Proteins from a genomic interval of Kitasatospora kifunensis:
- a CDS encoding nuclear transport factor 2 family protein, with translation MSRTPQQIFESYLYAGAMTRNADALAENFTTDGVFEAPLMPAGAAFPRRLVGREEIRSAMAAYYEQPVKGDRSPNLEKSGYVLHTTADPDVFIAEIDTVFEEDGEDGEDVTVSLVQIFRIRDGKIARLRDYFAPELMS, from the coding sequence GTGTCCCGAACACCACAGCAGATCTTCGAGAGTTACCTCTACGCCGGCGCCATGACCCGCAACGCCGATGCCCTTGCCGAGAACTTCACCACGGACGGTGTCTTCGAGGCGCCGCTCATGCCTGCCGGCGCCGCCTTCCCCAGGAGGCTGGTGGGTCGCGAGGAGATCCGTAGCGCGATGGCCGCGTACTACGAGCAGCCGGTGAAGGGCGACCGCTCGCCGAACCTTGAGAAGTCCGGATACGTGCTGCACACCACCGCCGATCCCGATGTGTTCATCGCCGAGATCGACACGGTCTTCGAGGAGGACGGAGAGGACGGAGAGGACGTGACTGTCTCGCTGGTCCAGATCTTCCGCATCCGCGACGGGAAGATCGCTCGACTGCGTGACTACTTCGCACCCGAGCTGATGAGCTGA